In one window of Azotobacter salinestris DNA:
- the aguA gene encoding agmatine deiminase, with product MRTLTSTPRADGFRMPAEWEAHSQTWMIWPERPDNWRLGGKPAQAAFAMVARAIARFEPVTVGVSAAQYENACARLAGADIRVVELGSDDAWVRDTGPTFVVDDADEVRGVDWTFNAWGGFAGGLYAPWNRDDQVARKILGLERCARYRTEGFVLEGGAIHVDGEGTLLTTEECLLNPNRNPHLSRAEIEAVLAEHLAIERVIWLPLGLYNDETDGHVDNFCCFVRPGEVLLAWTDDPQDPNHPRCRAALELLEHVRDARGRTLRVHRMPIPGPLYASEEECAGVDLVAGSQPRDPSIRLAASYVNFLIVNHGIIAPAFDDPRDAEAEALLRQLFPGREVLMLPGREILLGGGNIHCITQQQPAARRR from the coding sequence ATGCGAACCCTGACCAGCACGCCGCGTGCCGACGGTTTCCGCATGCCCGCCGAGTGGGAAGCGCACAGCCAGACCTGGATGATCTGGCCGGAGCGCCCGGACAACTGGCGGCTCGGCGGCAAGCCGGCGCAGGCCGCCTTCGCCATGGTGGCCCGCGCCATCGCCCGCTTCGAGCCGGTGACTGTCGGCGTCTCCGCCGCCCAGTACGAGAACGCCTGCGCCCGCCTCGCCGGCGCCGACATCCGGGTGGTCGAGCTGGGCAGCGACGATGCCTGGGTGCGCGACACCGGACCGACCTTCGTGGTCGACGACGCCGACGAGGTGCGCGGCGTGGACTGGACCTTCAACGCCTGGGGCGGCTTCGCCGGCGGCCTGTACGCACCCTGGAACCGCGACGACCAGGTGGCGCGCAAGATCCTCGGCCTCGAACGCTGTGCCCGCTACCGCACCGAAGGCTTCGTGCTGGAGGGCGGCGCCATCCATGTCGATGGCGAAGGCACCCTGCTCACCACTGAGGAATGCCTGCTCAACCCGAACCGCAATCCGCACCTGTCGCGCGCGGAGATCGAGGCCGTGCTCGCCGAGCACCTGGCCATCGAGCGGGTGATCTGGCTGCCGCTGGGACTGTACAACGACGAGACCGACGGCCACGTCGACAACTTCTGCTGCTTCGTGCGCCCCGGCGAAGTGCTGCTTGCCTGGACCGACGATCCCCAGGACCCCAACCACCCGCGCTGCCGGGCGGCCCTGGAGTTGCTCGAACATGTCCGCGACGCCCGCGGCCGCACCCTGCGCGTGCACCGGATGCCGATTCCCGGCCCGCTGTACGCCAGCGAGGAGGAATGCGCCGGCGTCGATCTGGTCGCCGGCAGCCAGCCGCGCGATCCTTCGATCCGCCTGGCCGCCTCCTATGTGAATTTCCTGATCGTCAACCACGGCATCATCGCGCCGGCCTTCGACGACCCGCGCGACGCCGAGGCCGAGGCCCTCCTCCGGCAGCTGTTCCCCGGCCGCGAGGTGCTGATGCTGCCCGGCCGGGAGATTCTCCTCGGCGGCGGCAACATCCACTGCATCACCCAGCAGCAGCCGGCCGCACGACGGCGCTGA